In Astyanax mexicanus isolate ESR-SI-001 chromosome 7, AstMex3_surface, whole genome shotgun sequence, the genomic stretch ATACCAACCTCTTAGTATACgtgcactaaaaaaaaataccattactgagctaaaatttCTTACTCTGCTTTTTAGGCCTGATTcaaatttaagaaataaaagtaaagtatgCTGTTAACATGTATACTGGAATAATTAGACAAATGTTATTCACTGACATTTAATGGATATAAACGCTGTGCCTGTTTCATCATAGTTTTGAGAAGATTGAGTTTTAAATGAGTCATTTAGCTTAAGATAAAtatcattaaattatttttttaaagcagctcTGGATTTATATGCACTTCATCTttccacttgtgtgtgtgtgtgtgtgtgtgtatgttgatgCTGTTTACTTACAGTTCTATTCTTCTTTATGAGCTTCTGTCCGTTCAACCTCAGCTTGTTGTCATAGAAAGCGTCTTCAATCTTACTGGAAAGGAGATAAGAAGATCATTAAAAGTTGGGATACAAGGTTTGAAAATGGGGAAATACTCCAGGCACATATGGAAAAAATGGAAGGTACATAGTAATATAGTGATCCATCTCATAGATCacatttccactgctccacagcttaaggAATGCACGGAGAACTTAGCTACCAAGCCCGTGTCAGGAGGACATGCCCTCTGCACCCCCTGCCCAACCTCCTTCCAAAAATGCATCACTGATGTCATGATATTTGGATGTTGTGTGTGGAATGATGCACTCTAAGAGAAGATCTCTAGCTGCATTCCAAAGCCCAGGCTGATACACAAGTGGAGTAATCGAACGAGGCTGTGTGATGACAGCACTAGAACTGTGGCGAGAAACTTGTAAATGAGcctgtagaaaaaaaacagaccctgttgctattaaaaaaaatatataagattttAGAACAAACTCTGCTCAAAAGGCTTAGTTTCCCTCCATGATTAAAGTGCTGTTGTAAAGGTGCAGCTACAAAATCACCCCGAACCTGTATCTTTATAACCTTTAACCTCTATAAGGTTTTATGTGCAGCCTAGGCCTAGTTTTACTGTACAGTTTTGCTCCCTTTGAACCAGGTCTTCATGTTGAGGATCCTAGAACCTATTTTATTAAGCTAGTTTCTCTGCTAGGCTTTTCTCAATTCTGAGCAGCTTTTTGTTTGTATTCTTTACATCTTTGTCCTGCGATATATCAAGtactgcagaatcacagtatcgtgatatcatctttatcgtgataatattgtatggTGAGATGCCATGGAAATGTCACCCCCTAGTAAACTGTACCAGTGAAAGGTTTGGACACATTCAAGTCAATTTctaattaaatgtgtttaattctttatttaatttattttctacaatgtAGATTTCTACTAGACATGAAAAAGAtttaagggagtttttttttagattcatatAATTTTGTACTGAGCAGGCCTTAAATTAACCAGAGTAGTTCATATTGTACAatctaataattaataaaaaattatgtaatattgatatatattgcaaTTCTTTGTATTGATATAAGAATTATATTGCATGTCTGCCAAAATCAataaatattttgatatataatatatattttggccATGCAGGTATTGTTCTAGTTACACTGTAAGAAAAGGCATTATAAGCCATTCGTAAACCTTACATTTATACatagttttagctttagctttattattagtactgttgttaaatttcatttaatttaattttgttaattATACATTAAACTACTCACAACCACACACTGCTAACAGTCTCACTGATAGTAATCTAAATAAATGCAGATTGAATTAATGCTGATGTTGTGTTtagtggttttaattttaatttaattttaaactgagCCGAAATTAATGCTGGGCTAAACAGTGGGTCACTGGTTCAGTTTCACTCTGTTTTCTATTGATATCctaaattaaatataatgttaTAAGAAGATTTGCAGCTGGAGTTGAACATTTTAATCCTGATGGAGTATAAAGTGAGTGTGTTAAACTGAATTATTGGTGTATTTTAAGAACGGAAGTAGTCTCAGCCACTGATTAGAATGAAACTAGACATTGCTTAACCCTGCTATTTATGCCTCTGCCTTAATAAACACAGAAGTGTGAAAAAGATCTATTGAGATGCATTTTTCTGTGGCATACTTCAAAGACCATTTTAAAACAccaccatttttatttttaggagttTAGGAGTTTATGTTGTATTGTATTGCGACACCAGCATACTGGCTTCTCAATAGTGTTAATATTAGCTTAAGTCATCCAGAAATGTTCTCTGAATTTGgatgtttttaaaacattctaatgtggggcgccaagtggtccagcggtctaaagcgctgccgctatgagcaggaggtcgcaggttcgaacccctgctcatgcagctttgccatcaagctgtcggtgctcagagggagcaaaatgggccttgctccctctgggtgggtagatggcgctctctccccacatcacctgtggtgatgtctgcagcacagggcgtctgtgagctgatgtaccggagccgagccgctgggCTGTCCTCCaagcagcagcttaaaaaaagaagcggtggctggctttgcatgtatcggaggaggcatgtgcgagtcttcaccctcctgatgtgagTTTtgtggggcattgctagtgatagggggagtcctaatgagtgggttgggtaattggccgtgtaaattggggagtaaAAGGGAAAaatttgagggaaaaaaaaaaacattctagagGTTCCTGATTCAGTTTTCCCCAAATTGATCAGAAAGAGCACAGATTTTCAACTGAGATTTACCTCTGGGTCATGGCAGCATCTCCTTCTACTTACTGTCTAGATATGTCAAGCCCAGCCTTCATAATAAGGTCAAACCGGAAGGACTGAACTACTTTCTCATGGTCTTTGTAGTCTTTAGGCAGTCCAGGGTCATCCTGCAGTTCATCTTCGTAGTCACTGTCCTCTTTGTCCTTgtcatcttcatcctcctcttcctctggcACCTGATTGAATCGACCTTTCTTTCTGGAGCCTTTGAGCCGCGTCTGCTGGAACGTCCAAGCCTGTGGGCTGACCCAGGGCTTGGTCAGCGGTGCCGAGCGCTGGGCCAACGAGTCCACCGTTCCCCACAGCTGGCGGGCGTGTAATGTCCGTGGGCCCCACGGCGACAACAGCTGGAGGGAGTTAAGGCGTCCCAGCTGCCGCAGGGTCAGCGCCTGCACTGACAGACTCTGCATCACCTCTGTAACAGTACATAAATGCACACATAAAACTCTTAACAGAAACAAAGTTAAAAGTGCTCAAAAATACCCCCTCAGCTTTAAGACCTAGTTTCATACACGAAAATTGACTTGAGAAGACTGCATCACAGCGTCAGATGCAAATAGTTTACAACAGACATAGACATACCCCTTTAATCACTATTATTCACCATCTTTTTGGAACAGTGCTGAGAGGATTTTTCTCCATTCacgtgtactttttttttttttttcgaatttgGTCAAATAGCCCTCCTCTATTCCCCCCAGCATTGGACATTTGAAATTAGGcctgcaactaataattattttggtagtcgactaatctggcgattatttttctgattagtcgatcagtcagcaattatttctgccttgccctccatctctgcttgctgtgggtatgGCTCatgtttctttctctgtctgcatACACAATTTAAGTTTCTACAAAATTTGGAACacattttaaatgacaaaaagTTCCATATCCAACCAATTAGTTTGTGCTCATTAGTTGAtttatcgtgacttaatttctAGATGTTTGCACCTAGGGAACTACATgaaagtactgtgtgtgtatataacagtgtggttttttttttaactacctgtgcactttcaaagttcaagtgcctcgttttaaagagggaactaaaccccctgatttttgctgactccaccctcagctcaaatataaataataccaacaaaatggtattgatatgatttaaggtttagtggctctttaaatgtcagggccctcagaattctaccaatgaagtgtataaaaatagtgatttcttctgggggtgaatggaggtgggctatttgacaaaagtttgtactcattaccgtgtttcactacaacccaactCCTTTAAAAGAAGCTCGATGCAGTCATTTGGAAGAGGTGTACAGAATAATTTGCAGATATAACTAGCTAGTTTTTACGTTCACACATTTAATACCACTTTAAAGAACGTTAAGTTAAAATTTATATTGGTACTTGTAAAAGATGGACAATAGTTTGAGTATTAATGAGGTACAATTCACCCACAAATTTAAAACAcaacctaactagctaaccttacctacaaaaaaatattttaaatggaagtcaatgtaaaaaaggtttatttcaggtcattttgaagtatttttattgGTCCCTTCTTCGAGATTTTTAGTAACGTTACAGTGTTAgaggcagtttgtctgttcaTATTATGTTGCTAGTAAACTAAAAGTCGACCAAAATtgagacacttgtttttcatttgacaggGAGGTTTTATAATATAATCAGAGCTTTAATAAACTGATTTAATAATAAACCTCCCGGTCCCGATTaaactaagctagctagttaacatacAAACCCCATAACTGAgcattaaaagtgtaaaacaaaccagctCCAGTTCCAGTCTCCTTCACAGCCCAGCGCCAAGCACGCCGCTCACAAATCCTTCAGTCACTCAAATAACACTGAATATCTCCTCATAAAGCCCGCAGAACTGATAATGTAGAGGTTTAAATctttaataaactgtatttaaataagCTCTATCACAGCGTTGAAAAGTGAATAAAAGGGTAGGCAGCGGACAGGCAGAATAATCCCACCGCCAACTACTGGCCGGAGGACTGAACTGCACAAAACTTACCGCTGAATCAAatccaaacaaaccaaacaacgaaacagagaaataaaatattttatatttattatgttttttgagTAGCACTGctttcacattattttttttataatattcataATTCTGTAAAACTtctgtaaacaaaccagaatatatttataCTTTCTAGATCTGcacagtgtctttatgaggtagagtcacctggaatagtttttttttgcgtcttgaaggagttccttgttttgtactgtttactacatcattCTATATGTGTCCGTAATTATTTTCATGTCttcctttaaattaaatgtcttaataaatgaaataaataaaaaaagacaacatTGCATCAAATCCTGCATCCTAATTTTTaacttatactgtatatgtgctGGGTAAAATGGgaaatacactatattgacaaaagtgTAAGGACATCtgcaaagtattattattattttttttaaagaaatttatctacactaaaaaaacatttaatgagaaaaggtgtgtgaaaacttttgactggtactgtacttgtATTTTTTATAGGGGGATACATtacatagacaaaagtattgggacccctgctcatctttttttatttcatataacatCAAAAATTacactaaacattaaaaatagcttATTTTGTTTCTATAGTCCAGGGAAGCTCAAATGTTTCTACTAGGTCCAGAGCATTGCTTTGAGTTGTTGAGAGTAGgctgcatttagcaacaagagctTAGATGAGGTTAGGATGCATAAATAAATTAGTATAATTAATTGAATGtttagaaattattattattgttgttgttgttattgttattattcccCACATGCTATTTTGTACAGCTGTTGAGCAAAAACTCACATTTATATACCTCTATACTGTCTCCGCCCACTGCTTTTACCTCACTCCTGATTGGCTGGCCGCGGGTCTCGATGTCGTTAATTGGTCGTGCCGCTGCAGAGCGCGCACTGTGCTGCTGTTGGAGAAACTGAGAGATGGCTCGTGCACTGTGGGcgctctgctgctgctctctcgCGCTGCTGGTGACCGGGGCGCGCGGAACCACACCTGTCCGAAGACCCGTATATGGACCGGGATTCGGACCCGTACCGGGACACGGATACAGACCGGGGACCAACTGGGGAGGTAGGAccataaacacataaatacatacacacacatgcataaacacacacagactctgtATCATATAGATACcataagatattattattattaattcattagtCTATTGGGTTTTAATAACCTGATTAATTTAATCCACCTCTGCAAAAAAAAGCAGGCTGCATAACTAagctatttggtccagttaataaATCATCAGGTTTATTAATAATTCTCATACAGAAACTACCATCAATTACTTGGTAACATTTTAGCATATTTTTTTTAGGCTCAGTAAAAATGTGTATTATGATAGTTATACAGGAATTAATCTGTTGGACTAATCAGTATGTCTTTAGCTGAATTTTTTTAGCAgggatttatttatattttatatatatttgagatCTTGGAAAACGTACCTTAGAGAGAGTGATTCACATTACTTTCCAAAGTAAGCATTAATTCAGTGAAAACTGACAATATGCAGTGTAAAGAATGTATAGAGACAAGGTAGAAAGATCTTGAGAAAAATCTGTCATTATCTCTAGaaatcacaataataatgcaattaaaatGACTGTCAGTATTTATACTGACATAGTACAACTATACTGAGTTGAAAACTCTCATCAGACTTCACATATAATCAGATTTAAGATTATAGACACTATTTTTTTGCACTGTAGGAAATGAACAGGTCACGTTTGTCCTAAATTTTGAGCATATTTTACAAAACTCTAAAATcctgagaaaaaaaattacatttatattgtatttatttttgcccTTATAAAAACTGCCAAAATCCACATTAAATCATCCATTTtccaaaatcatttttaaatcaagAAAGCTGGGCAAAAATCAAGTTTAATTGTAAGATATCTggcaaaaacagaataaaaaccaCTGTACTATGCATAAAAGCATTTTGGTAGCAGATTCTGCTTTTGCTTTTGTCTACATGTCAAAACATGATTAATACTGTGTATAtggaaaatgtctttaaatttcctaattatgatattttttcaCCATATCACCCAACTTAACATGATTGTTTACACCAAGAGCAGTGGCTGTACTGTACATATCTATATTggaattgtattgtattgatcaaaattaagaaaaatattatgCTATATAGGTTGGACTGATAGTCCAGCCCTAAGCAGACTGGTTCTGTGCCATGGCACAATatgataaaacaaacaaagtaaacaaagtaTAATGTTTCAGTATCAGAAACTGTTTATAATTCCAAAACACAGCAtgctgtatactgtatgtaaacagtagagcttgtattttttttaaacctaagaGAAATGTACTCAAACTGTTAATTTCTTATTTATGCTTAAGTTGTTTGAGATGAATCATGCATCAGGCATCATACTCCTCCTTGATATTTCTATGGTATAATTTGCATAAATTGATTGTACTCTGTTGTACTTTGACTCATGCACATTCTTTTTATACAGTTTCAAAAATATTgataattaaaatttattgtccagccctactttAACACATATATGAGACGTTTGATATACACtgcttggccaaaaaaaagttgtcacAAAAAAATGGTAACACATTGtcggaccgcctttagctttgactaTGCTAcgcatttactgtggcattgtttcgatgaacagtgttgcattaatttttcaccaagatcttgcagcagcattgatgatggtaaagtctgacctctgcacaaagcctcctccagcacatcccaaagattctcaatgaggtctggactctggtgaactctctcaatccatgtgttaaaatgatgatctcatgctccctgaatcactttttcacaattccatccccatgaatcctggcattgttatctttaaatatgcttgtgccatcagggaagaaaaaatccattgatggaataacctggtctatattcagtatattcaggtagtcagctgacctcattctttcagcacatactgttgctgaacctagacctgcagcaTCAACCTCACATCATCTACTTTTTTGGCTACGCAGTGTATGAGAGCAATACATTCAGGtactttacccccccccccctcccactgGATTTTAAATCAATCCCTTTAATAAGTACAAATTCAGAGTTTCTTGACGCAACAACTTGTAGTCGTAATACCTTGTGGTATATGGTGTCTGCAGTCTGAATGGATTTGTTTTTATCAAAAGGGGGCGTGGCTGTTTGGCTGACAGGAAAGTGACCTACCCTTGCTCTCACAAATAAAATCAATGAGCCCCATTCTGATTAGCTGTTAAGTGTACttataaatgggtggggctaaagtgtGGTAGGCTGAATAATTGGAGATTTGTAAATGAGCTTGTTCTTTTGACATCAGAGAAAAGGTACATTCTAAGTGGGCAGTTTCTGCTTTTTTCAAGCTTTTTGTTTACTTTCCATATATGGACTTTATGGGCTGGGGAGGGAACTGTGTGTTTTGAAGGTTGAAAGTGCGAAACTTCCTTTTTTACTTTGTCAGTGCATTTACTACTGTCATGtaaggctgggcaatatgacaagaTTTTATCATATTGCAATACATTTTATTGCGGTTATACCAAATTTTGTTTTTTCTGAGCATATTGTGGATATATATTTGACATATTGCCCAACCCTACTGTCATTCCAGCACATATATTTAGAGTCAAAATGACCCCTGCCTTGACCCCTTGGCTTCACCTACAAAATGATAAAACTGCTTTTTCACCAATCAAAACAGATGTTCTAACCCAGTAAAGTTCTTTTTGATTGCAGGTTTGTCCAGTAAGAAGCTGCTGATCAGTGTTAATGGCATTAACTAAATTACTGTATAAGAAATCATCTTTTTCAGGCACAAGAAACGCTCTATTTTTTCATTTAGAGCAATCATAACTCATTGCTTTTCCTAATGCTTGTAGTAAATGTTAATATTCTCAGAGCTTTCTATCTATCCTAAATTCCATTTTGAATTACAGCTGTGAAGATTGTAGTAATCTCTTCTTTAACctttaaaacttcttcattttctctctttttctttctgttcttgctgtttctctccctttcaacctctctttctctctctctctttttatacatGAACACACTAAGCTCATGGCAATAATCACAGGTATTATgggtaccaccactaccaccatcGGCCGCCCTGGAGGTGGCACCCATATACCCACCACCGGCCTGCAATACCTCTCCAGCCCAGGCTTCCTCTACGGCCCAGAGTACCGGTGCTGCCACCAAAACCGAAGGTAGCCATGCCTTGCACCACTATGCCCATTAGAATACCCATTGTGGTCTCCACCGCGACAGTTCCCAGAACAGTTTCCACCACAATACCCACTACTCTACCAACCACGGTACCCACCACAGTACCAACCACACTACCCACCACAGTACCAACCACACTACCCACCACAGTACCAACCACAGTACCCACTACGATGACGACCACAGTACCCACCACGGTACCAACAACGCTACCCAATACAGTATCAACCACGGTACCCACCACAGTGGCAACGACTGTTCCTACTACAGTGACAACGACTGTTCCTACTACAGTGACAACGACTGTTCCTACTACAGTGACAACCACGTTACCCACTACTCTACCAACCACCCTACCTACAACACTTCCAACCCAGCCTCCAACCACCCCACTGCTGGTCAGTACCCCAAGTGGCACATCTACCTCTGCTGCACCTTCCACTAAGCCAGGTAGACCCGTCTTCAGCTTCTTTCCTCCAAAGACACGTCTTCCTGAGCATGCCAAGGGCCATGAGAACACCACTCTCATCCTCACACCTCTCCTCCTCTCACTGTCTGTTTCTAGGTGATTCAATGAGAGATTCTTTACATTATGCAGGCTTGCAAGAAATCCTTTAACATGTACACATACACATGTACTGATGAGATTACTCCACTAATGGCAATCTTGTCCACAGAAAGTCTGCTTTTTCCCTGTTTAGCGCTGATCATGAGCCAGTTCCTTGGTATCTTCTTTTTCAGATGTAGTGCACACTTCCAATGGATCACCTTTAACCCTAGTCAAATCTTTTTCAGATAAAGCATAACGACTTTGATAGCACTTCATAATATTACCTTTATTTAAAGTTGTGCCTTGTACCTTCATCCAACATGCTTTCAGGCAGCTAATGGAGAACATAACACCTAGCTTAGCTTAGAGAATTGCTATAAAATCAAGCTTTACAACACTGATTGTTCCTGCTTTAACAATGCATTTTTATCGACTCCCCTTCAGCTCCAGCTGAGGTGTGCAAGAGCCGCCCGCTGGACTTGATCTTTATCATCGACAGTTCTCGCAGTGTCCGGCCTGCTGAGTTCGAGAAGGTCAAAGTCTTCCTTGCAGACATGGTAGACTCCCTGGATATTGGGCAGGATGCCACACGGGTTGGCCTGGTCAATTACGCCAGCACAGTCAGCATAGAGTTTCGCCTAAAGACCTACAACAACAAGGCCCAGGTCAAACAAGCCTTTTCTCGCATCGACCCCCTTTCCACTGGCACCATGACCGGCCTGGCCATCAAAACAGCCATGGAGCAGGCCTTCACCGAGGAATCCGGCGCCAGGCCCCAGAGTAAGAATATCGCCAAAGTGGCCATCATTGTGACAGACGGGCGGCCCCAGGACAAGGTGGAGGATGTTTCGGCTGCAGCCAGGGCTGCTGGGATTGAAATCTATGCAGTTGGTGTGGACAGAGCAGATATGACGTCTCTCAGGTTGATGGCCAGCCAGCCTCTGGATGACCATGTCTTCTATGTGGAGACATATGGGGTCATTGAAAAGCTCACCTCCAAGTTCAGGGAGACTCTGTGTGGTAAGACTATCCCTTAGGCTAATCTCTCATCAATCGTTTTATGTATTTAGAAGATCTCAATAAGctcaaattaaacaaaataaaaaaaaagcttagagAAAGGTTTTAGAGTTCAACCCAAAACAACATAGAGACTTTACAAATACACTAGCCACAGTCGTTAGTTCCCTGAAGGAGCTGCAGCTCTGGCTTAGTAATGGGCCTCAGGTGATGGGCAGAGCCTAGCCACAGCACTATTCACTAAAGTGAACTTTTTAGCAGATGGACACTATAAAGCATATGGCTTATACTGAAGTCAGTTTAATTAAATGTCCATTTATTCTATGAGAagttgataataataaaataataatatatttttttaattataatgacAGGCCTAAATTGAATAATATTGCCAGCTCTAGAACATACATCATGCTGATGTTAATAGAAATGCTGTCGAACGCATTGAATTTAGCACTTTTTGAGCATCTGCAAAGCATCATCTACATGAAGAGTTACCCTAGTTAGTTGTAGCATGTGATCCTTACTTGTTCCAATGTTTATAACCTTTATAATCAGTAGAATTCTTGATCCCCTCATTGAATGTTCTACACAAAGCCAATCGCTACACATTAACATGTTGTTCATAAAGAATCTGATTATATTACATTGATAATGAATAGCTAGTGTGATTTCTAACTCTCCTAGTGGCCTTGTGATGATTGTTGCCTGTAGGTGTGGATGCATGCTCTCTTGGACATGACTGTGAGCACGTTTGCGTGAACAACAAAACCTCCTACTACTGCAAGTGCAGGGTGGGGTACGTTCTTAACCCGGACAAGAAAACATGCTCGCAAAACAACGGTTGGTCTTTCTACACTGTTTCACGATTGCAGTATTTTATGAAATGAGGACTGTGATGTGCATGTTGAAAACTTACATAAAGCTACAATCTTTCTCACTAATCACTGGACAGATAACAAATTTGCcattttgggcacttttggactTTTGACCATTTGATTTGGATGGTTCCTATTGTATATGTCCAAAAGTCTGCACAGACCTGGTTTACCATAGTTTCTTTTGAAAGCTAGGATACTGACCTAGAGACCTATGTCTTTTTTTGCTACTTAAAAGCCTCTTATCTTCTGAATTGGCTTTGCACTAGACTTTGGAACTTTACATATGGGACTGAATACAGATTTTAATTTCATGCAGTCAAATAAGAGCATCAGTGATGATTAGTTCTgacactccaactcatcccatgGGTATTCcatggagcgccatcattccaCAGAACCCCACAACCCAACTGTTTTCAACCTCTATCTCATTTCTGGCATTAGAAATGGTGAGGATTGTCCCTTTCTATTGATCAGAGGTGTTCTTTTCATTCTTTTGAACTAGTATGTACTTAATTCATCAATTGGTACACCTAAAATGTATTAGAGGATAATTAAAAGAGCTATCTGGACACTTTTGGGCATATACAGTGGACCCTTCAAATAATCCTTTTACCCTATGAATGTACTGAATGTTCTAGAGTAAGCCAATCAGTAGACTTTTATAATGGCTAATTATGAGTGTGATTGCTAACTCTGCTAGTGCTGCTTGTAGGTGTGGATGCATGTGCCCTTGGACATGACTGTGAGCACATTTGCGTGAACAGCAATGCCTCCTACTTCTGCAAGTGCAGGGTGGGATACGTTCTTAACTCGGACAGGAAAACATGCTCACAAGCCAACGGTTGGTCACTCTACACTGTTTCATAATTGGAATTGTTTGGGAATAtggattatatatttaaaaacttaaataaaaatggaaatattcGTATTAAAGACCTTGCATCGATTTAAGAATGAGGAGAGAATCACTCTTTGCAGTGGTCACCTGGTGTCCTTTTGGAGACGTAACTCCAACCCATATCATATCATAACACATCTCATTCATCAATTAATTCAATGTTGTAGCTCATGTCTGCTGGAAGGTAGATCTCCAGGAGCTGGGTTGGAGATTATGGACTTTAAAACAGTTAGCATTATATTGAGTCCTGTTTGATATGGCTGAACTCCAGCATGGCTAGTTCAACTTTTTAAAACCATGTCTTATAATTAATCAGTGATATCTGCATTTATTAGAGCTAGA encodes the following:
- the matn3b gene encoding matrilin-3b isoform X4, with product MARALWALCCCSLALLVTGARGTTPVRRPVYGPGFGPVPGHGYRPGTNWGAPAEVCKSRPLDLIFIIDSSRSVRPAEFEKVKVFLADMVDSLDIGQDATRVGLVNYASTVSIEFRLKTYNNKAQVKQAFSRIDPLSTGTMTGLAIKTAMEQAFTEESGARPQSKNIAKVAIIVTDGRPQDKVEDVSAAARAAGIEIYAVGVDRADMTSLRLMASQPLDDHVFYVETYGVIEKLTSKFRETLCGVDACSLGHDCEHVCVNNKTSYYCKCRVGYVLNPDKKTCSQNNGVDACALGHDCEHICVNSNASYFCKCRVGYVLNSDRKTCSQANEARSDVSEDACMCEAQIAFQKKVHHSIKEITNKHIL
- the matn3b gene encoding matrilin-3b isoform X1 produces the protein MARALWALCCCSLALLVTGARGTTPVRRPVYGPGFGPVPGHGYRPGTNWGAHGNNHRYYGYHHYHHRPPWRWHPYTHHRPAIPLQPRLPLRPRVPVLPPKPKVAMPCTTMPIRIPIVVSTATVPRTVSTTIPTTLPTTVPTTVPTTLPTTVPTTLPTTVPTTVPTTMTTTVPTTVPTTLPNTVSTTVPTTVATTVPTTVTTTVPTTVTTTVPTTVTTTLPTTLPTTLPTTLPTQPPTTPLLVSTPSGTSTSAAPSTKPAPAEVCKSRPLDLIFIIDSSRSVRPAEFEKVKVFLADMVDSLDIGQDATRVGLVNYASTVSIEFRLKTYNNKAQVKQAFSRIDPLSTGTMTGLAIKTAMEQAFTEESGARPQSKNIAKVAIIVTDGRPQDKVEDVSAAARAAGIEIYAVGVDRADMTSLRLMASQPLDDHVFYVETYGVIEKLTSKFRETLCGVDACSLGHDCEHVCVNNKTSYYCKCRVGYVLNPDKKTCSQNNGVDACALGHDCEHICVNSNASYFCKCRVGYVLNSDRKTCSQANEARSDVSEDACMCEAQIAFQKKVHHSIKEITNKHIL
- the matn3b gene encoding matrilin-3b isoform X2; the protein is MARALWALCCCSLALLVTGARGTTPVRRPVYGPGFGPVPGHGYRPGTNWGAHGNNHRYYGYHHYHHRPPWRWHPYTHHRPAIPLQPRLPLRPRVPVLPPKPKVAMPCTTMPIRIPIVVSTATVPRTVSTTIPTTLPTTVPTTVPTTLPTTVPTTLPTTVPTTVPTTMTTTVPTTVPTTLPNTVSTTVPTTVATTVPTTVTTTVPTTVTTTVPTTVTTTLPTTLPTTLPTTLPTQPPTTPLLVSTPSGTSTSAAPSTKPAPAEVCKSRPLDLIFIIDSSRSVRPAEFEKVKVFLADMVDSLDIGQDATRVGLVNYASTVSIEFRLKTYNNKAQVKQAFSRIDPLSTGTMTGLAIKTAMEQAFTEESGARPQSKNIAKVAIIVTDGRPQDKVEDVSAAARAAGIEIYAVGVDRADMTSLRLMASQPLDDHVFYVETYGVIEKLTSKFRETLCGVDACSLGHDCEHVCVNNKTSYYCKCRVGYVLNPDKKTCSQNNEARSDVSEDACMCEAQIAFQKKVHHSIKEITNKHIL
- the matn3b gene encoding matrilin-3b isoform X3, with the protein product MARALWALCCCSLALLVTGARGTTPVRRPVYGPGFGPVPGHGYRPGTNWGAHGNNHRYYGYHHYHHRPPWRWHPYTHHRPAIPLQPRLPLRPRVPVLPPKPKVAMPCTTMPIRIPIVVSTATVPRTVSTTIPTTLPTTVPTTVPTTLPTTVPTTLPTTVPTTVPTTMTTTVPTTVPTTLPNTVSTTVPTTVATTVPTTVTTTVPTTVTTTVPTTVTTTLPTTLPTTLPTTLPTQPPTTPLLVSTPSGTSTSAAPSTKPAPAEVCKSRPLDLIFIIDSSRSVRPAEFEKVKVFLADMVDSLDIGQDATRVGLVNYASTVSIEFRLKTYNNKAQVKQAFSRIDPLSTGTMTGLAIKTAMEQAFTEESGARPQSKNIAKVAIIVTDGRPQDKVEDVSAAARAAGIEIYAVGVDRADMTSLRLMASQPLDDHVFYVETYGVIEKLTSKFRETLCEARSDVSEDACMCEAQIAFQKKVHHSIKEITNKHIL
- the mtres1 gene encoding mitochondrial transcription rescue factor 1; protein product: MQSLSVQALTLRQLGRLNSLQLLSPWGPRTLHARQLWGTVDSLAQRSAPLTKPWVSPQAWTFQQTRLKGSRKKGRFNQVPEEEEDEDDKDKEDSDYEDELQDDPGLPKDYKDHEKVVQSFRFDLIMKAGLDISRHKIEDAFYDNKLRLNGQKLIKKNRTVKVGDTLDLIMEEDKEQDTVLLKRTILKKILGETKDGDKQRIIMRSWKHLQLPRQDFKKSE